A stretch of the Lolium perenne isolate Kyuss_39 chromosome 3, Kyuss_2.0, whole genome shotgun sequence genome encodes the following:
- the LOC127340893 gene encoding uncharacterized protein isoform X1, whose amino-acid sequence MSFLPLVMLKVRSGKNISQMTGAIHCYSLFLFIYLGSHLLLLIIFYFILVLFYEASTPLLLCGGEQADLSDADGLMEASNEEPGLLAFKSTSVTRWYVNMPIPENAAVRDRSKHLPWLIELHSGNQGRTEPKVSTIAEIATFESNYIMGFQAARHCYFVEGSRLIYLMLMD is encoded by the exons ATGTCTTTCCTCCCTCTGGTAATGCTAAAAGTCAGAAGCGGCAAAAACATATCACAGATGACAGGTGCTATTCACTGCTattctttatttttatttatttatctgGGCAGCCATTTACTACTTCTAATTATTTTCTACTTCATATTGGTGTTATTTTATGAAGCAAGCACGCCATTGTTACTTTGTGGAGGGGAGCAGGCTGATTTATCTGATGCTGATGGATTAATGGAGGCATCAAATGAAGAACCAG GTTTGTTGGCTTTCAAAAGTACATCTGTTACAAGATGGTATGTGAATATGCCGATTCCAGAGAATGCCGCTGTCCGAGATAG GTCCAAGCATCTGCCGTGGCTTATCGAGTTACACAGTGGAAACCAAGGTCGCACTGAGCCGAAAGTATCGACTATCGCAGAGATTGCGACCTTTGAGTCTAATTATATTATG GGTTTCCAGGCAGCACGCCATTGTTACTTTGTGGAGGGGAGCAGGCTGATTTATCTGATGCTGATGGATTAA
- the LOC127340893 gene encoding uncharacterized protein isoform X3, whose amino-acid sequence MSFLPLVMLKVRSGKNISQMTASTPLLLCGGEQADLSDADGLMEASNEEPGLLAFKSTSVTRWYVNMPIPENAAVRDRSKHLPWLIELHSGNQGRTEPKVSTIAEIATFESNYIMGFQAARHCYFVEGSRLIYLMLMD is encoded by the exons ATGTCTTTCCTCCCTCTGGTAATGCTAAAAGTCAGAAGCGGCAAAAACATATCACAGATGACAG CAAGCACGCCATTGTTACTTTGTGGAGGGGAGCAGGCTGATTTATCTGATGCTGATGGATTAATGGAGGCATCAAATGAAGAACCAG GTTTGTTGGCTTTCAAAAGTACATCTGTTACAAGATGGTATGTGAATATGCCGATTCCAGAGAATGCCGCTGTCCGAGATAG GTCCAAGCATCTGCCGTGGCTTATCGAGTTACACAGTGGAAACCAAGGTCGCACTGAGCCGAAAGTATCGACTATCGCAGAGATTGCGACCTTTGAGTCTAATTATATTATG GGTTTCCAGGCAGCACGCCATTGTTACTTTGTGGAGGGGAGCAGGCTGATTTATCTGATGCTGATGGATTAA
- the LOC127340893 gene encoding uncharacterized protein isoform X2, translating into MSFLPLVMLKVRSGKNISQMTGAIHCYSLFLFIYLGSHLLLLIIFYFILVLFYEASTPLLLCGGEQADLSDADGLMEASNEEPGLLAFKSTSVTRWSKHLPWLIELHSGNQGRTEPKVSTIAEIATFESNYIMGFQAARHCYFVEGSRLIYLMLMD; encoded by the exons ATGTCTTTCCTCCCTCTGGTAATGCTAAAAGTCAGAAGCGGCAAAAACATATCACAGATGACAGGTGCTATTCACTGCTattctttatttttatttatttatctgGGCAGCCATTTACTACTTCTAATTATTTTCTACTTCATATTGGTGTTATTTTATGAAGCAAGCACGCCATTGTTACTTTGTGGAGGGGAGCAGGCTGATTTATCTGATGCTGATGGATTAATGGAGGCATCAAATGAAGAACCAG GTTTGTTGGCTTTCAAAAGTACATCTGTTACAAGATG GTCCAAGCATCTGCCGTGGCTTATCGAGTTACACAGTGGAAACCAAGGTCGCACTGAGCCGAAAGTATCGACTATCGCAGAGATTGCGACCTTTGAGTCTAATTATATTATG GGTTTCCAGGCAGCACGCCATTGTTACTTTGTGGAGGGGAGCAGGCTGATTTATCTGATGCTGATGGATTAA